One window from the genome of Jiangella alba encodes:
- a CDS encoding LacI family DNA-binding transcriptional regulator gives MAAQRRRPTQMDIARRAGVSQSTVSVVINGAPAIVDVAEEKRRAVLEAAAELGYTVNASARNLKGGRNRMLGVFTFEPVFPVNQRDFYFPFLLGIEESTAECGYNLLLFSAVTAGTERRVFADGVNQLKLADGCVLLGRHLREDDLAALLREDFPFVFIGRRDVPGAEFSYVAADYVGATRDVVRSLAALGHRRIAYLKAADDKEWTQDRETGFRQGLDEAGIADDRILRHVMGEGAALTAAELERWQAAGVTAVLVEPSQDDSAIAAVEHAAGVAGIEIPADLSVVLLGDPPLVHATERDWTRFTIPREQMGREAVRLLLELLDDEAGVKRHLYLDCVPVAGDSVAAPRHSRGGTA, from the coding sequence TTGGCAGCGCAGCGGCGGCGACCGACCCAGATGGACATCGCCCGTCGGGCGGGTGTGTCGCAGTCGACGGTGTCGGTGGTCATCAACGGCGCGCCGGCGATCGTGGACGTCGCCGAGGAGAAGCGCCGCGCGGTGCTGGAGGCGGCCGCCGAACTCGGCTACACGGTGAACGCCTCGGCGCGCAATCTCAAGGGCGGCCGCAATCGGATGCTCGGCGTGTTCACCTTCGAGCCGGTCTTTCCCGTGAATCAGCGTGATTTCTACTTCCCCTTCCTCCTCGGCATCGAGGAATCGACCGCCGAGTGCGGCTACAACCTGCTGCTTTTCAGTGCTGTGACAGCGGGCACCGAGCGCCGTGTGTTCGCCGACGGCGTCAACCAGCTCAAGCTGGCCGACGGCTGCGTCCTGCTCGGACGTCATCTCCGGGAAGACGACCTGGCCGCGCTGCTCCGCGAGGACTTTCCGTTCGTGTTCATCGGGCGGCGTGACGTGCCCGGTGCGGAGTTCTCCTATGTCGCGGCCGACTACGTGGGTGCGACCCGTGACGTCGTGCGGTCCCTGGCCGCCCTCGGGCATCGCCGGATCGCCTACCTGAAGGCGGCCGACGACAAGGAGTGGACCCAGGATCGCGAGACCGGCTTCCGGCAGGGCCTCGACGAGGCCGGCATCGCCGATGACCGGATCCTCCGTCACGTGATGGGGGAGGGGGCCGCGCTCACCGCGGCCGAACTCGAGCGATGGCAGGCGGCGGGGGTCACCGCCGTGCTGGTGGAGCCAAGTCAGGACGACAGCGCGATCGCCGCCGTGGAACATGCGGCCGGCGTTGCGGGCATCGAGATCCCCGCGGATCTCTCCGTGGTCCTGCTGGGCGACCCGCCGCTGGTGCACGCCACGGAGCGGGACTGGACGCGGTTCACCATCCCGCGCGAGCAGATGGGCCGTGAGGCCGTCCGGCTGCTGCTGGAACTCCTCGACGACGAAGCCGGGGTCAAGCGGCACCTGTACCTCGACTGCGTTCCGGTCGCGGGCGATTCGGTGGCAGCGCCCCGTCACTCCCGGGGAGGGACGGCATGA